The nucleotide window TGGAGGGCTATCCAAGGGAAATCGTAAAGCGCATTAAGTACCGCGACTTGTTTAAGGCCGCACTGCTGCTGGGGGCTGATGAACTTACCACTGAGGAAAAAAGAGAATTGTTGGCAGTTTATAGAGATATAAAGAAACGCCAAGAGCTTGAAAGGAAACTAGCGGATGCCGTGGGAGCGAGGGAAGGAGAAGTTGTCATAGAGTTCTCAACGGCTGACCTAATGCTTACCGAGCCGAGACTGAAGTCGGCGGAAATTGGTGTGGTAATGCACACTGGAGAAATAAAGCCCTTAACAAAAGTTACTCCACTCGCAAACGCTCTCAAGAGAAGGCAAACACCCAGATGGGCCGTAATGATAGCATCTCCATCAAAATATGTGGATAAAATTAGAGACGTGTGGAGGAAGGTTTTCTTCAGCTGAATATCTTTCTCTTTATCTCCTTCTTAAGTTCCTCAATCATCTCAATAAGCTCATCGGCATCCCTAATCTCGTTGAGCTTCTCCTTTGGGATGAGAGGAATTTCTCCCACAACCTCGGTTTTAGTCCTTTCGAGGATAAACAGCCCGTCGCTCTGGATAATTTTGCTAACTTCATCTACTATTTGAGCCCTTTTCACAGTCGATAACGTCTTTCTTTCACTTATGCCTGTTAAAATCTTCACTCCCCCTTCCTTTGAGATGGCATCAAAAGGAGCTTTTTTGATTTTTATGACCCCCATTCCAAACTCTTCCAAGCGTTTGAAGACTTCCCTTTCAAGGTCTGTCTCCGGTTCAACCTCCATCTTGGCCTCGACTCTTGCGTTAAGAACATCGATGGGCTTTGCAACCGGGGCATCGAACAGCTCCTCAAGCCTCAGAGCAACCTCAAGGCTCATGGCCTGCTCTCCTTTCTCATAGTTCTGGAGGCTCTTCCTTGAAACTCCAAGAAGTTCAGCGAGCTCTCCAACGCTATAGCCGTGTCTCTCTCTAAGCTCTCGCAGATATTCACCGTTAACCCTTACGTAAAAACCGCCCCTCTCGGCAAAGATTGCAGGCAGTTCGTTTTCCACAAGGATATCATAAAGAGTCTGTGGGTTTAGAGCATAGATTCCGTGTCTTTCGTAAACAACCCCTTCTTCGAGTTCTTCGTTTTTAGACTTTAACCCCACGATCAGAGGAGAGGCCCCAAAGAGCTTGGCTAGGCGCTTCAAATCCTCTGCCTGCTCCTCCGTAAAGGAGTCTATATTTTGGAGAACTTTCACGAAGAGCAGCAAAAAGAGCCTACTAGCAACTAGGTCAAAGCACGAGCCTTTAAACTCCATTCTCGCAACCTTAAATCCAGTCCCCTTGAATATGGTTT belongs to Thermococcus bergensis and includes:
- a CDS encoding transcriptional regulator, which produces MEKERLLRIVETIFKGTGFKVARMEFKGSCFDLVASRLFLLLFVKVLQNIDSFTEEQAEDLKRLAKLFGASPLIVGLKSKNEELEEGVVYERHGIYALNPQTLYDILVENELPAIFAERGGFYVRVNGEYLRELRERHGYSVGELAELLGVSRKSLQNYEKGEQAMSLEVALRLEELFDAPVAKPIDVLNARVEAKMEVEPETDLEREVFKRLEEFGMGVIKIKKAPFDAISKEGGVKILTGISERKTLSTVKRAQIVDEVSKIIQSDGLFILERTKTEVVGEIPLIPKEKLNEIRDADELIEMIEELKKEIKRKIFS